The Leptolyngbyaceae cyanobacterium genome contains a region encoding:
- a CDS encoding FecR family protein, producing the protein MTLPLPKEANAQIPLTKAIIQSLRNLVRLIPQNQSGRTARVSDAINPGDALATGRESLAELRFNDGSLARIGAQAVFQFLPNTRTFSLSNGTALLLIPPGRGITGVTTPNARAGIRGSALFVRYNPETNTTVVGALTDSNIEVFNQNSSQREGLRAGQLAVIVKDKIERIYNFDLRTFYETSDLVRGLSLNQPSDKANTDAAIADVQSETSTAVSAQTPIAGEGVIENPSFIQLPTNSSNLPNVGDRIDNRPEISEPNPNFGIQNNPNLNNDPSLQVPPLEGGQILANPENPPPPAPPPPTVENPAPPAPPPPTVENPAPPA; encoded by the coding sequence ATGACACTACCTTTACCGAAAGAGGCTAATGCCCAGATACCTCTGACTAAAGCCATCATTCAGAGCTTACGTAACCTCGTGCGTTTAATACCACAAAACCAATCAGGTCGTACCGCTCGTGTATCCGATGCTATAAACCCTGGAGATGCCTTGGCTACAGGTCGGGAATCTCTAGCAGAATTACGCTTCAATGATGGTTCTTTAGCGCGAATTGGGGCGCAGGCAGTTTTTCAATTTTTGCCTAACACCCGAACTTTTAGTTTATCTAACGGTACAGCATTATTACTTATCCCACCTGGCAGGGGTATCACTGGCGTCACAACTCCTAATGCTAGAGCAGGAATTCGGGGTTCGGCTTTATTCGTCAGATATAATCCCGAAACCAACACCACTGTCGTGGGAGCTTTAACAGACAGCAATATAGAAGTTTTTAACCAAAACAGTTCCCAAAGGGAAGGACTGCGGGCAGGGCAACTTGCTGTTATTGTCAAAGACAAAATAGAACGCATATACAATTTCGATCTGAGAACCTTTTATGAAACTAGCGACCTAGTTAGGGGACTCAGCCTCAATCAACCGAGTGATAAAGCCAATACAGACGCCGCGATCGCAGATGTTCAATCGGAAACATCTACTGCTGTATCAGCACAAACACCGATCGCGGGTGAAGGCGTAATTGAAAACCCTTCTTTTATACAACTTCCCACTAATTCATCTAATTTGCCTAATGTTGGCGATCGCATTGATAATCGCCCAGAAATATCAGAACCAAATCCAAATTTTGGCATACAAAACAACCCTAATTTAAATAACGACCCAAGCTTACAAGTACCTCCACTTGAAGGAGGGCAAATTCTCGCCAATCCAGAAAACCCCCCGCCACCAGCACCACCACCACCCACGGTGGAAAACCCAGCACCACCAGCACCACCACCACCCACGGTGGAAAACCCAGCACCACCAGC
- a CDS encoding sulfurtransferase, with translation MTEIPFIVSPRWLSEHLNDPQVVIVDCRFSLADVELGQRQYQTSHILGAHYLDLNRDLASPVGKHGGRHPLPDTAELAEKLASIGIDSQETLVVGYDDSRFAFASRLWWLLRYLGHDRVALLDGGWKGWVSGGYPVTDAVPTAKPGKFVPEARSHMVVDIDTVKARKDLPQVVLVDSREPERYRGEREPIDPIAGSIPGAVNYPWQEVTDDSGIVRSPAEQQQRWSDVKNAEEIMVYCGSGVTACVNLLSLEIAGIPSAKLYPGSWSDWCSYLV, from the coding sequence ATGACTGAAATTCCTTTTATTGTCTCTCCCCGATGGCTGTCCGAACACCTAAACGATCCGCAAGTGGTAATTGTGGACTGTCGCTTTTCCTTGGCAGATGTAGAATTAGGACAGCGACAATATCAGACTAGTCATATTTTAGGCGCTCATTATCTCGATCTCAACCGCGACTTGGCTTCGCCAGTAGGTAAACATGGCGGACGACATCCTTTACCAGATACCGCAGAGTTGGCGGAAAAGTTAGCGTCTATCGGGATCGATTCCCAAGAAACTTTAGTAGTCGGTTACGATGACTCTCGTTTTGCTTTTGCTTCCCGCTTGTGGTGGTTGCTGCGCTATTTGGGACACGATCGGGTAGCGTTGCTCGATGGTGGTTGGAAAGGTTGGGTATCGGGGGGTTATCCGGTTACGGATGCCGTACCGACTGCTAAACCTGGCAAGTTCGTACCAGAAGCGCGATCGCATATGGTAGTAGATATCGACACCGTGAAAGCTCGCAAAGATTTGCCACAAGTGGTATTAGTAGATTCGCGGGAACCAGAACGCTATCGCGGCGAAAGAGAACCGATCGATCCGATCGCGGGCTCGATTCCCGGTGCCGTCAACTATCCCTGGCAAGAAGTCACTGACGATTCTGGTATAGTGCGATCGCCAGCCGAACAACAGCAACGTTGGTCAGATGTCAAAAATGCCGAAGAAATCATGGTTTATTGCGGTTCGGGCGTCACCGCTTGCGTGAACTTACTATCCTTAGAAATAGCCGGCATTCCCTCCGCAAAATTATACCCAGGTAGCTGGAGTGATTGGTGTTCTTATTTAGTTTGA
- a CDS encoding class I SAM-dependent methyltransferase, translated as MVASQDKPATTEQLPLVTDPAVLQQVILNKLNTRIFPRGELVMPCVPSMLDNYVQRLKVLFETLGRAFSQEELDQLRQVLGKRLEEGFRTSPHSSVVLKYEPAKPPNVGLTCNLTTAVSTVADQYKNWVETRKPPLFGSHPDAKVMAVLAEMGEEPGKTPVLDVGAGTGRNTLPIGRLGYLVHAIELTPAFVQQMQSVVQAEGLPIVVTEGNILDPMVRMRPAHYKFAFVSEVTSHFRDADQLRLLLAKMCDVIRSGGLLLFNIFLTVDGYNPEQVVREMSEIAWSCLFTKADLASAMEGLPLEIISDESVIEYEQKHLPPEAWPPTGWFVNWSTGRDLFPIVNGKPPMELRWILCKRL; from the coding sequence TTGGTCGCTTCTCAAGATAAACCAGCAACAACAGAACAACTGCCCTTAGTGACAGACCCAGCTGTACTACAGCAAGTCATCCTCAACAAGCTCAACACCCGCATTTTTCCCCGTGGTGAGTTGGTAATGCCTTGCGTACCGTCGATGTTAGATAATTACGTACAGCGACTAAAGGTACTGTTCGAGACGCTTGGCAGAGCTTTCTCTCAAGAAGAACTCGATCAGTTGCGTCAAGTTCTCGGTAAAAGACTCGAGGAAGGTTTTCGCACTTCGCCGCATTCTAGCGTAGTACTAAAATACGAGCCAGCTAAACCACCCAATGTAGGTTTAACCTGTAATCTGACAACGGCAGTTTCCACGGTAGCAGATCAGTATAAAAACTGGGTGGAAACGCGCAAACCGCCTTTGTTTGGCTCTCATCCAGACGCCAAAGTAATGGCTGTACTGGCTGAGATGGGTGAAGAACCTGGAAAGACGCCTGTTTTGGATGTAGGTGCGGGGACGGGACGCAATACTTTACCGATCGGAAGACTCGGTTATTTAGTTCACGCGATCGAATTAACCCCGGCTTTTGTCCAACAAATGCAATCGGTCGTCCAAGCAGAAGGTTTACCGATCGTAGTCACCGAAGGTAATATCCTCGATCCGATGGTACGGATGCGACCGGCACATTACAAATTCGCTTTTGTTTCGGAAGTAACTTCTCATTTTCGCGATGCCGATCAACTCCGGCTTTTGCTGGCTAAAATGTGCGACGTGATTCGATCGGGTGGCTTGCTGCTATTCAATATTTTCTTAACTGTAGACGGATACAATCCAGAACAAGTCGTGCGAGAAATGTCGGAAATCGCCTGGTCTTGTCTATTCACCAAAGCAGACCTCGCATCTGCAATGGAAGGTTTACCTCTAGAGATAATTTCTGATGAATCGGTAATCGAATACGAACAAAAACACCTGCCTCCAGAGGCGTGGCCTCCTACCGGCTGGTTCGTCAATTGGTCTACGGGCAGAGATTTATTCCCGATCGTCAATGGTAAGCCACCAATGGAATTACGCTGGATTTTGTGCAAACGGCTGTAG
- a CDS encoding EamA family transporter: protein MTPSEFGLFLISVLTSVAGQFFLKAGALKLGKVNATNLFSHMLGILITPELLIGLTCYGLGACAYILLLTRVKLSIAGPAVALVYVFSLLIAYFLFREPIPLSRVVGLGLIICGVVLVLWKK, encoded by the coding sequence GTGACCCCCTCGGAATTTGGACTGTTTCTCATTTCAGTATTGACCAGCGTAGCCGGACAATTTTTTTTGAAAGCAGGAGCGTTAAAGTTAGGCAAAGTCAATGCTACTAACTTGTTCAGCCATATGTTGGGTATTTTGATTACCCCGGAACTCTTAATTGGCTTAACTTGTTATGGCTTAGGAGCTTGTGCCTACATTTTACTGCTGACGCGAGTTAAGCTGAGTATTGCTGGCCCAGCAGTAGCATTGGTCTATGTTTTTTCTTTATTGATTGCCTACTTTCTATTTCGGGAACCAATTCCATTAAGCCGAGTTGTGGGCTTGGGTTTAATTATTTGCGGTGTGGTTTTAGTCCTCTGGAAAAAATAA
- a CDS encoding Mo-dependent nitrogenase C-terminal domain-containing protein: MTNQKTQSQALSSPYTSEQITAWLRGLLTLAWADGNFDEDEQALIASLTQSELAPQDELGSLGEITPEELAAVLGKGTDAAENFLRTAVMVAVADGVYSSSEDELLHQFCQALGEKDEILEALRHTLYEENGEASATRQAALGRERHSKNLPDPLSPVRHWLDGLDVHDPTVARFLCKMIPSQCPFERDVKLFDRKVVHIPPLCKLNPLYEQLVGLRFRALSYLADKCGEDVSSYVQ, encoded by the coding sequence ATGACAAACCAAAAAACTCAATCTCAGGCTTTATCTTCTCCTTATACCAGCGAACAAATTACGGCTTGGCTGCGCGGTCTGCTGACTCTGGCTTGGGCTGATGGTAACTTTGATGAGGACGAACAAGCATTAATTGCTTCTTTAACTCAAAGCGAACTCGCACCGCAAGATGAGTTGGGGTCTCTGGGAGAAATTACGCCGGAAGAGTTAGCGGCAGTTTTGGGAAAAGGAACTGATGCGGCAGAAAATTTTCTGCGAACTGCGGTGATGGTGGCAGTGGCAGATGGGGTTTATTCTAGTAGCGAGGATGAACTGTTACACCAGTTTTGCCAAGCTTTAGGAGAAAAGGACGAGATATTAGAGGCTTTACGCCATACTCTTTATGAAGAGAACGGGGAGGCGTCAGCTACTCGACAAGCTGCTTTAGGGAGGGAACGCCACTCGAAAAATTTACCCGATCCTTTGTCACCAGTGCGTCATTGGCTGGATGGATTGGATGTTCACGATCCTACAGTGGCGCGTTTCTTGTGCAAAATGATTCCGTCTCAATGTCCGTTTGAAAGAGATGTGAAGTTATTCGATCGCAAAGTGGTACATATTCCACCCCTATGTAAACTAAATCCGCTTTACGAGCAATTAGTAGGTTTGCGTTTCCGCGCGCTTTCTTACTTAGCGGATAAGTGCGGTGAAGATGTCTCTTCCTACGTTCAGTGA
- a CDS encoding DNA cytosine methyltransferase has protein sequence MNSQQRPIGVDLFAGAGGMSLGFEQAGFDVIAAVELDPIHCATHQYNFPFWSILCRSVLDITGEEIRAVSGIGSREIDVVFGGSPCQGFSLMGKRSLEDERNALVAHFHRLVIELQSKFFVFENVPGLTIGNHKQFLQELIDRFRENGYEVEENYRVLNAANYGVPQNRSRLFLLGCRKGFSLPRYPEPITAISHYRTKKKPRSSSSLLPVATVWDAIGDLPEIENYPELFKTDSVLTYYGKPSLYAAKLRGIIAVDKDYSYPREFDPTILTASLRTNHNLESIQRFAETEPGKIEKISHFYKLKPTGICNTLRAGTASNRGAFTSPRPIHPYKPRCITVREAARLHSYPDWFRFHVTKWHGFRQVGNSVPPLLAKAIASEIMRALGLFPIKPIDRKPLGKKELLELTMLHAAQFYGVDPHVIEPRKRNNFRLTEMVDREEGVGARD, from the coding sequence ATGAACTCTCAACAAAGACCAATTGGTGTAGATTTATTTGCAGGTGCGGGTGGCATGAGCCTTGGCTTTGAACAAGCCGGGTTTGACGTGATCGCTGCGGTAGAATTAGACCCAATTCATTGTGCTACCCACCAATATAATTTTCCCTTTTGGTCTATTTTATGCCGCAGTGTTTTAGATATTACTGGTGAAGAAATTAGAGCGGTTTCTGGAATTGGCTCTCGCGAAATAGATGTAGTCTTTGGCGGTTCTCCTTGTCAGGGATTTTCTCTGATGGGAAAACGTAGCTTAGAAGATGAACGTAACGCTTTAGTCGCTCATTTTCATCGATTAGTTATCGAACTTCAATCAAAATTTTTTGTATTTGAAAACGTACCAGGACTGACCATTGGCAACCATAAACAATTTTTGCAAGAATTAATCGATCGTTTTAGAGAAAATGGATACGAAGTAGAAGAAAATTACCGGGTTCTCAACGCTGCTAACTACGGAGTACCGCAAAATCGCTCTCGCTTATTTCTCTTAGGATGTCGCAAAGGTTTTTCCCTTCCCCGATATCCTGAACCAATTACTGCTATTTCGCATTATCGAACAAAAAAGAAACCCCGTTCATCATCTTCTCTGCTACCAGTAGCAACTGTTTGGGATGCCATAGGAGATTTACCTGAAATAGAAAATTACCCGGAATTATTTAAGACGGATTCGGTTTTGACATATTATGGTAAACCGAGTTTATACGCTGCTAAACTGCGCGGTATCATCGCAGTAGATAAAGATTATTCTTATCCCAGAGAGTTTGACCCGACAATACTTACTGCCAGCTTGCGGACGAATCACAATCTGGAATCCATTCAAAGATTTGCTGAAACAGAACCGGGAAAAATTGAAAAAATCAGTCACTTTTATAAATTAAAACCCACTGGAATTTGTAACACCTTAAGAGCGGGAACTGCTAGCAATCGAGGTGCTTTTACTTCCCCCCGTCCCATTCATCCCTATAAACCCCGATGTATCACTGTAAGAGAAGCTGCTCGACTTCATTCTTATCCAGATTGGTTTAGATTTCACGTTACGAAATGGCACGGATTTCGGCAAGTTGGTAATTCCGTTCCACCTTTATTGGCCAAAGCCATTGCCTCAGAAATTATGCGTGCTTTGGGATTATTTCCTATTAAACCTATTGATAGGAAACCTTTGGGGAAAAAAGAATTATTAGAATTAACTATGTTGCACGCGGCTCAATTTTATGGTGTAGATCCCCATGTAATTGAGCCGAGAAAAAGGAATAATTTTAGGTTGACTGAAATGGTAGATAGAGAAGAGGGAGTAGGGGCTAGGGACTAA